The proteins below come from a single Campylobacter concisus genomic window:
- a CDS encoding toprim domain-containing protein — protein MNLHKDDTRAFLEYLGFDVDSHYKFRMREDEHTASASIDPKNGYIKDFGSGFRGDIIAFYKEIKNCDERSAFLEVAGILDNLKIDHDLNHGQKTNIAIHKKAINVRPIKEEPTIDYLDDDIVKKYENERRENFTRYQELLHKLLPVCDNNQRKEIAQRFQIGYSKEEDRLVMPLRNETGKIVTLWKYNPNLNIKYTFSKNRPRCAFNIQALKEYTRDDSPIFIAEGEKDCLNMLSRGYKAISFGSAATHLKQIQIDMLKDSYIVVAYDYDEAGKNGAKALKEQLNNSCKVVEIIEWEKILKQNGLEKELKKGFDFTDFLKLSAKEREKKQGINR, from the coding sequence ATGAACTTACACAAAGATGATACAAGGGCTTTTTTAGAATATCTTGGTTTTGACGTGGATAGCCACTATAAATTCAGGATGCGAGAAGATGAGCATACCGCTTCTGCTTCTATTGATCCAAAGAATGGCTATATTAAAGACTTTGGCAGTGGTTTTAGGGGTGATATAATAGCATTTTATAAGGAAATAAAGAATTGCGACGAAAGAAGTGCATTTTTAGAAGTAGCAGGTATTCTAGACAACCTAAAAATAGATCATGATCTAAATCATGGGCAAAAGACAAATATTGCTATTCATAAAAAAGCTATAAATGTTAGACCAATTAAAGAAGAACCCACAATAGATTATCTTGATGACGACATAGTAAAAAAATACGAAAATGAAAGGCGTGAGAATTTTACACGCTATCAAGAACTTTTACATAAACTGCTTCCAGTTTGTGACAATAATCAACGTAAAGAAATAGCTCAAAGATTTCAAATAGGTTATTCCAAAGAAGAAGATAGGTTGGTAATGCCATTAAGAAATGAGACTGGCAAGATCGTAACGCTTTGGAAATATAATCCAAATTTAAATATCAAATACACTTTTAGCAAAAATAGACCACGCTGCGCCTTTAATATCCAAGCATTAAAAGAATATACAAGAGATGATAGTCCTATATTCATAGCTGAAGGTGAAAAAGACTGCTTAAATATGTTGTCACGTGGATATAAGGCTATAAGCTTTGGGAGTGCTGCCACTCATTTAAAACAAATTCAAATTGATATGTTAAAAGATAGTTACATTGTTGTAGCATATGATTATGACGAGGCAGGGAAAAATGGTGCAAAGGCTTTAAAAGAGCAGTTAAATAACTCTTGTAAAGTTGTAGAAATAATAGAATGGGAAAAGATACTCAAACAAAACGGATTAGAAAAAGAGCTAAAGAAAGGATTTGATTTCACTGATTTTCTAAAACTTAGTGCCAAGGAGAGGGAAAAAAAACAAGGAATTAATAGATGA